A part of Apodemus sylvaticus chromosome 19, mApoSyl1.1, whole genome shotgun sequence genomic DNA contains:
- the LOC127669274 gene encoding olfactory receptor 10A2-like has protein sequence MSVNCSLWQENSLSVKHFAFAKFSEVPGECFLLFTLILLMFLVSLTGNTLIALAICTSPVLHTPMYFFLANLSLLEIGYTCSVIPKMLQSLVSEVRGISREGCATQMFFFTLFGITECFLLAAMALDRCMAICSPLHYATQMSRGVCAHLAIVSWGTGCIVGLGQTNFIFSLNFCGPCEIDHFFCDLPPVLALVCGDTSQNEAAIFVVAILCISSPFLLIIYSYVRILVVVLVMPSPEGRHKALSTCSSHLLVVTLFYGSGSINYLRPKSSHSPEIDKLLALFYTAVTSMLNPIIYSLRNKEVKGALRRTLGLKKVLTISN, from the coding sequence ATGAGTGTCAACTGCTCTCTGTGGCAAGAGAACAGCTTGTCTGTCAAACACTTTGCATTTGCCAAGTTCTCTGAGGTCCCTGGAGAATGCTTCCTCCTGTTCACCCTCATCCTCCTCATGTTCTTAGTATCACTGACAGGAAATACACTCATAGCCCTTGCCATCTGCACCAGTCCAGTCCtacacacccccatgtacttctttctgGCCAACTTGTCTCTCCTGGAAATTGGCTACACTTGCTCTGTCATACCCAAGATGCTGCAGAGCCTTGTAAGTGAGGTCCGAGGGATCTCTCGGGAGGGATGTGCTACACAGATGTTTTTCTTCACACTTTTTGGTATAACTGAGTGCTTCCTATTGGCAGCCATGGCCTTGGACCGATGCATGGCCATATGCTCCCCACTCCACTATGCTACCCAAATGAGTCGTGGTGTATGTGCCCATTTGGCAATTGTTTCATGGGGAACAGGTTGCATTGTCGGGTTAGGACaaaccaattttattttttccttgaactTCTGTGGACCCTGTGAGATAGATCACTTCTTCTGTGACCTTCCACCTGTCCTGGCACTTGTCTGTGGAGATACATCCCAAAATGAGGCTGCCATTTTTGTGGTGGCAATCCTCTGTATATCTAGTCCATTTTTACTTATCATTTATTCCTATGTCAGAATTCTGGTTGTAGTGCTGGTGATGCCTTCCCCTGAGGGGCGCCATAAagctctctccacatgttcctcccACCTACTTGTAGTCACACTCTTTTATGGCTCAGGATCTATTAACTATTTGAGGCCCAAATCTAGCCACTCACCAGAAATTGATAAACTCTTGGCCCTCTTCTATACAGCAGTGACATCCATGCTGAACCCCATCATCTATAGCTTAAGGAACAAGGAAGTAAAGGGAGCACTGAGAAGAACTCTGGGCCTGAAGAAAGTTCTGACAATAAGTAACTGA